Within Candidatus Eisenbacteria bacterium, the genomic segment CACGCCGCCGCTCGCTCCGCGGCGGCTCGACGCGACCTGGGTGGGCGACCGCGCGACGTTCGCGCCGCTGCTCGAACGCACCCGGCCCAACTCCGATTTCATGCCGCTCCTCGATCTCGGAGCCGAGCGCGCGCGCTTCCGCAAGGCGTTCGCCATCGGCATGCTGCGCCTTCATGCCGACCGCCACAGCGTGGCCGCCATTCGCGCTGCCGCGGTGCCCTTGCCCGACATGGGCGATGAGCTGTTCGCGCCGATCCCGCGCTTCGCGGACCTGGCCCAGAACGCGCATTTTCGAAGTGCGCTGGCAAAGAAACCCGCGGTCGTGGATTCCGAGGAAGCGAAGCGTCTGTTCGCCGCGGTCGAGCGCTTCGAGCGGGTGATGGCGCCGGGACGCGCCGATCCCCAGGAGTGGCTCACGAACGCCGTGCTCAGCGAGGAGGACTTCCACCGCGGCTCGATTGGAAGTCCCGATCCCGTCTTCTTCGCCCGGACCCGCGACATCGCGGAACGCGGCCGAGCCCCTCGCCCCGTGCACCTCGTGCTCGACTGGCTGTGGAGCCTGGAGTCGCGCGACTACCGGCGCGCCGCGGTGCTCACCGACTCGCTGCTGATCATTCCGCCGCGCCAGGGCAAGCCGTGGCTCGATCCCGCGCTGTTCCTGGATGGCGGCGCGACCGCGAAGCTGGCGGTCGGCGACACGCTCGGCGCACGGCGCGTGGCGCTGGCAGCCGGCATGGGCGCAGATCCGGGACCGGACCTGCGCGCGCGGTTGATCCACGCCGCGATCACGCGCAAGTAGCGACTCGTTGTAACTTCTTACTCTCCCCGGGGAGAGTTGAACTGTCCTCGAGGACAGTTCACCCGCGCACTTTTGCTTTTCGGACCCCAGCCGAGGTTCTCTTTTTCCCTAACTGCGCCTTTCTTTTTCTTGTAACGGCCTTGCGGCGCGCCGCCATCGCGGCGACGTCCCCTCCCGCCGCCTGGAAGGCCTCCTCGAAGCGCTCCCTGGAAATCACGCCAGGCTCGAGGAAGCCCGCGCGTTTCCACTGATCGCGTGCGGCGGCCGTGAGCCGGTCCAGCTCGGCGAAGAGCTTCTCGTCCGGGCGTTGGAAGTTGAAGCAGGACTTCCCTTGCATGCGAGCTTTCAGCTCGGGCCGCAGCGTGACGAGGAGCTTGGGGTTGTTGTAGAGCGGCATCAGGTGAAACGTGACGGCGCTCTTCTTGGAGAGCACGCCCGCGAACCAGAGGGGCTTCTTGTTGGGGCCGATGGCTCGCGTGACCAGCGTGTACTCGGTGGGCGTATCGGCCTGGACGATCATCCCCGAGCCATGCTTGCTCAGGATCTCGCGCAACGCGGCGAACGCTCCGGGGAAATCAGCGGGCATGGGATGCGCTCCGGGACGCGCGCAGCATAGCGCGCCTACGGCCTGCGGGCCACGTCCCCCAGGATTGCCATGGCGTCGCGCAGCTGATCATCCGACAAGTACGGGGCAGGCCCGAGCCGCAGCAGCTCCCCGCGCGTGTCGGCCCAGACGCCGCGCTCCCGCAAGGCCGCGCCCAGCTCGGCCGCTCTCGGCGCGCGCAGCGCCAGGAACCCCGCCAGACCCCCCAACGGCGCCTCGCGGTCCCGCGTCACCACCGCCGGATCCAGGTCCTGCGCATCGAACTGCGCCGCGAGCAATCCCACCTGGTGCTGGCTGATCTCGCGCAGCAGCGCCGGCGTCAGCGCTTCGGCCTCGAAGAAGTCGAACACTCTGGCGGCGCGGTAGTGGCTGGTCGGATCGTAGGTCGCCCCGCTCCAGCGCGCGGCGCCTTCGCCATAAGGCACTTCGCCGGTCGGCCGCTCCGAAAGCAGCGCGAACTCGGAGAACCAACCGGTCAGCACGGGGCGCAGCCGCTCTCGTCCCGGAGGCACGCGCAGGAAGCAGTTCCCTTCGCCGAGCTGGCAGTACTTGTACCCGCCGCCCACGACGAATGCATCGTCCAGCCCATCGCGCGCCAGATCGAAGGGGACGACGTTCAGATGGTGGTAGGCATCGACCAGCAGCTCCGCGCCGGCCGCGTGGCAGACCCCGAGCGTGGCGGAGAGGTGCGGCACGATGCGCGCGTTCGAGAACAGCACCGAGGACGTCAGGACGGCGGCGGTGCGCCGGTCGACTGCGGCCGCCAGTCGCTCCGCCAGCGACTCGACCGGCGTGGCGCTGACCTTCACCACCTGCAGCGCGCCGATCTCGGCCAGCCGATCCATCTGACGGCGCAGCGTGTGAAACTCCCCGTCGGTGGTGACGAGCCGCGGACGCTCCGTCAAAGCCAGCGCCGAAAGAAACCGCGTCACCAGCTCGTGCGTGTTCTGCCCGAGCGCAATGACTCCACGGCGGTCACCCAGCAACGCCGCGAAACCACGCCGCACGCGCTCGGCCTTGGCGAAGGCGCGCGCCCACTTCTCGTCCACCAGCTCGGCCGCGTCGTTCCACGCCTCGACCTGGCCTTCGAAGCCCACGTCAGGCCACGCCTGGTGAGAATGACCGGTGAGCAGCAGCCGCTCGGCCACGCGGAAGCGAGAGTAGTGACGGGCGAGCGTGTTGGGCCTGGCGAGGATCTCGGCCAGCGTCGCCATCCGCTCAGCGCCAGGCGCCAAACACGATCACCGGCCGCTCGCCGTCTGCGGACGCTGCGCCCAGGCTCGGGCCACGTTCTCGCCCTCGCGCTCGTGGAGCGCCACGCACTCCTGCACGCCGGCTTCCACGCGATCCAGCTCCTTGTCGGTGCCGACCGGAGCGTGCGCCGGCTGCGAGAAGAACGCGCGCGCCCGTGAGATGCGCTCGAGCGAGCAACCCGCCGCCGCGCGCGGCAGGTTCGCCACGCTTCCGGGCGGGATGTGCGCGGCGATGTAGTCGTAGTGGTCGACCATCCATTGGTAGATGACGTCGTGCAGCTCGGGCCGCAGCCCCACCATGATGTTCGCCACGCTCATGATCTCTTGCGGCCTCAGCTTCCCCGCCACCGCATAGCCGAGCGACTTCCTGGCCGCGGCCGGATCGACGAAGTACGCGAGCGCATTCAGGTATCGCGATCGCTCGGTCGGCGTGGCCGCGCTCTCGAAGCGCGTCTTGTAGCTCTCGAACAGCGCCACGTCGCCGCGCAGCGCCGCGATCGCCAGCGACACTTCCTGCAGCGAGGCGTGAACCGAGGCCGGGTCCTTCATGTAGGCGGCGGCCATGGCGCGGCCCTTCTCCAGCACACGCGGGTCCTCGCCGTCGGCCGCGAGCGAGAGCATCAGCGTCGGCCGCAGCACCGTGACCCGCTGCGGCTCATCGGGCTTCGGATCGAGCCCGATCCGATCCAGCGCAGGTCCGAGCGTGCGCCGCACGTAATCGGCGAAGGCCGGGCGGGTCTTGGGCGTGACGAAGGGATTGCGGCTCGCGTTGAGCGCCTCGATCACCGCCGAGGTGACCTCGGGCGCCGGATCGCGTCCGAACACCGAGAGCAATCCGTAGTACAGGTCGCCGCGCACCTGCCCCTCGAGCAGCAGCGCCCGCAGGTTGCCCACGAACCCCACCCGCTCGCGCACCGAGAGCTTGGCCGACGCGTTATCGGCGAGGGTCGTGAGGATCGCGGACGGCACCGACCAGCGGTAATAGCCCAGCTCGTCGGCGTTGGGATGGATCCACCCCGGCGTGGCTCCGCCCTGCAGCTCGACGGTCTGCGAGGCCTCGGTCAGCAGCACGTTCTGCGTATAGGTGCGCTCTCCCATCGCGTATCGCAGCGTGACCGGGATCTTCCACGTCGCCGCCGGCCGCGCGCTGCCGTGGCTCACGAAGCGACGCTGCGCGAGCTTCACCTTGGCGCCGCCCAGCAGCTCGACGGTCACGATCGGCACGCCCGGCTGCTCGAGGAACGAGCTCGCCACCACGCCCACGTCCTGGACCGCGGCCTTCGACAAGGCCTTCCACAGATCCGCCGCGGTCGCGTTGCCGTTCGCATGCGTGGCGATGTAGTCGCGCACGCCGGCGCGGAAGCGGTCCTCCCCCAGCCAGCGCTCGAGCATGGTGAGGATCGCCTGGCCTTTCTGGTACGAGAGCAGGTCGAAGACCGACGTCAGGTTGTCGGTGGCCTTGAGCTGCGAGCGCATCGCGCGCGTCGTGAGGCGCGAGTCCACCACCATGGCGCGCAGCATCTCGTTCACCTGGTCGGTGCCCGCGCGGTACTCCGGCGCGACCTCGTCGCTGATCTTGTCGCCCATCCACGACGCGAACGACTCGTTGAGCCACAAGTCGTCCCACCACTCCATCGTCACCAGGTCGCCGAACCACATGTGCGCCAGCTCGTGCGCCGTGGTGCCGATCAGGCTCCTGCGCAGCGTCGGGCTCATGGTCTTCGGATCGAGCAGCAGCCGCGACTCGCGATACGTGATCGCCGCCGCGTTCTCCATGGCGCCCGCCGTGAACTCCGGGACCGCGATCAGGTCCAGCTTCTCGTACGGGTACTTGCGATCGAAGTACTGCTCGAGCGCCTTCAGGATCGGCGGCGTGATCCTCGCGGCCTCGGCGCCCATGCCGGCGCTCCCCTTGATCGCCACGATCCGTCCCGGCACCGACAGACCCTCGATCGGGAGGGTGTCGAACGGCCCGGCGATCAGCGCCACCAGGTACGAGGAGAGCGGCAGCGTGCGGCGGAACACGATCTCGCGCTTCTCGCCCTTGACCATCTGCACTTCGGGCAGCGTGTTCGAATAGGCCGTGTGCTCCCGTGGGATCGACACCGTGATCTGCCACGGGATCTTGAACGCCGGCTCGTCCCAGCAGGGCCACGCCCCGCGCGCATCGTCCGGCTCGAAGTCGGTGAAGACGTAGGCCCTGCCTCCCGCCTCGACCCGGTAGAAGCTGACGGCGCGGGCGCTGAAGTCCTTGGTGAAGTCGATGGCGAGCGTGTAACCGCCGGGCGCGAGCGGCTGCTCGGCCTTCACGGTGAGGAGCCCGATCTCGCCCTTCTCGGTGGTGACCGGGATGTCGGT encodes:
- a CDS encoding kynureninase codes for the protein MATLAEILARPNTLARHYSRFRVAERLLLTGHSHQAWPDVGFEGQVEAWNDAAELVDEKWARAFAKAERVRRGFAALLGDRRGVIALGQNTHELVTRFLSALALTERPRLVTTDGEFHTLRRQMDRLAEIGALQVVKVSATPVESLAERLAAAVDRRTAAVLTSSVLFSNARIVPHLSATLGVCHAAGAELLVDAYHHLNVVPFDLARDGLDDAFVVGGGYKYCQLGEGNCFLRVPPGRERLRPVLTGWFSEFALLSERPTGEVPYGEGAARWSGATYDPTSHYRAARVFDFFEAEALTPALLREISQHQVGLLAAQFDAQDLDPAVVTRDREAPLGGLAGFLALRAPRAAELGAALRERGVWADTRGELLRLGPAPYLSDDQLRDAMAILGDVARRP
- a CDS encoding M1 family metallopeptidase is translated as VLFFGMLGPRSLWLTLALPMTITSPAVAADDPARLKRNVVPTFEAIRLDLDPAVKTYSGTATITLDVKSATPSFRLHARDMTLTRVELSHGKTDIPVTTEKGEIGLLTVKAEQPLAPGGYTLAIDFTKDFSARAVSFYRVEAGGRAYVFTDFEPDDARGAWPCWDEPAFKIPWQITVSIPREHTAYSNTLPEVQMVKGEKREIVFRRTLPLSSYLVALIAGPFDTLPIEGLSVPGRIVAIKGSAGMGAEAARITPPILKALEQYFDRKYPYEKLDLIAVPEFTAGAMENAAAITYRESRLLLDPKTMSPTLRRSLIGTTAHELAHMWFGDLVTMEWWDDLWLNESFASWMGDKISDEVAPEYRAGTDQVNEMLRAMVVDSRLTTRAMRSQLKATDNLTSVFDLLSYQKGQAILTMLERWLGEDRFRAGVRDYIATHANGNATAADLWKALSKAAVQDVGVVASSFLEQPGVPIVTVELLGGAKVKLAQRRFVSHGSARPAATWKIPVTLRYAMGERTYTQNVLLTEASQTVELQGGATPGWIHPNADELGYYRWSVPSAILTTLADNASAKLSVRERVGFVGNLRALLLEGQVRGDLYYGLLSVFGRDPAPEVTSAVIEALNASRNPFVTPKTRPAFADYVRRTLGPALDRIGLDPKPDEPQRVTVLRPTLMLSLAADGEDPRVLEKGRAMAAAYMKDPASVHASLQEVSLAIAALRGDVALFESYKTRFESAATPTERSRYLNALAYFVDPAAARKSLGYAVAGKLRPQEIMSVANIMVGLRPELHDVIYQWMVDHYDYIAAHIPPGSVANLPRAAAGCSLERISRARAFFSQPAHAPVGTDKELDRVEAGVQECVALHEREGENVARAWAQRPQTASGR